CATCCGGAATTAACGGGTCTTACCCACTCTCTGTAGATTCCCGGCCCAACAAACACTGTATCGCCTGCCTTAGCCAGCTGCGCAGCTTCTGAAATAGTCTTAAATGGATGGTTTACAGTGCCATCCCCACTTCTAAGTACATTACCTGCTACATATATCTGCATAAATACCCCCTCCATGCTTCGACCTGAGTTTATAATTGACACACATTAAATGTACAATCAGTATTCGCATGTTTGATATCCAATTCAAATAGTACTCACCTTAATTATACCATGTTTGACATCTTGCTTTTATAATAAATGGCGTATAATGTAGTAAATATAAGAATGAATGTAACAGAAACGAACTGTAAGCAAATAAGAAGTAACGAATAAATGATCACAGGTTGGGAGATTTTACTATGGGGAGAATGAAATACATATACGCACTTGCTATTATCGCAGGCTTTATACTTGCAGGTCTTATTGTAAGCGGACTTGGTAAGCTCTTTTAGATAAACATATAAATGAAGGCCGTGAACCCTAAAAATCAGGTTCCGGCCTTATGTTTTTAATCTTATGTTCAGCCTGCATTAAGCTTTTTCTGCTTATAAAGATCTGAATCAGCCCTTGCAACAAATGACTGGATCGGTACAGGTTCTGAATAATCATACTGAGCTATTCCCACGCTCACCGCAAGCGCGTAAGGAAGATTATGCTCAAGTCCTATCTTCCTGACATTACTTCTGATCTGTTCTGCAAGCCAGGTTGCTTCAGCCCTATATCCCATTTCGGCTATAACTACAAATTCATCGCCGCCATATCTTGATACAAAAAATCTATTCCTAGGTCCCTGACAGGCACCCTTAATAGCATCTGCTATGAGAACCAGAGCATTATCGCCTTCTACATGCCCATAGGTATCGTTGATACTCTTAAACTTATCTACATCAATGATCAAAAGAAATAGTGAAAGCCCCGGATCAGGACTCTTCATCTTCTGTGTGAGGTACTTGTACATCTGATTTCTGTTGTTGACCTGAGTAAGAGGGTCAAGGGAAATCAAAGTATCCTGAATTGAAGTGTAAATATAAAAAGCTGCCGCAACAGCGCCATAGCACAAAAACGGTGCTCTCCAATACATTGCCTGCGCAACTCCAAGAACAATCGGCGCGATTGGGAAGAATCCTATCATAAAATAGATATTGCGCTCAGCATATTTGTCCTTATTGAAGGCTCTGGCAAAAGCCTTAACTGAAGCTGCAATCATATATCCAAAAGGAACAATGATAAGTATGACATACAGCTTACCGCCTACCAGAGCTCCATTTTCATCTACGTAATAAACAAGCCCGGTTCTATATGCAGTAACGCACAAGATTGTTGATAGCCATACCGGAATACTCAGTAGCAGCTTGATCGTATTATTCTCTATTGCTTTATTCTTCTGTATGGCTTCCGATAACAGATACCACTGAAATGCAGCAATACTAAGCAGTACATAAGTAAAAATGTTAGACAGATACAATAAGGGCTTGGTCGATGTAACAATTCCTCCATCAACTATTGCCCAGAAAATCTCGGCTCCAAAGTATAACATGAGCACGAAAACAAGATTTCCCAAGTATATCTGTGATAACTGCTTGTTGACGTTTCTATGTATTTTAAAAAGTATGATGCCCATCAAACAAATGCATGCTATCTGGGCCATAACGTAATAAGAGACGTATTCCAAGGTGTTTCCTCCAAAGTGCAATGCAGAAATCATTTTAGCACGATTTTTTTTTGTTGTGACAATGTTTATACTTTCTTTATATATTCTTTATAAATAAAAAACGAAGAGTCCCTGCCCTTCGTTTTATGCTCCATTTGCAATTGCTGATAGCGCTTCAAATTCTGATTCATATACCCCGCCCATCGCTTCTACATCTTCCCACGTATACCATGCTCCGCTTAACTGCACCCCTCTGATGGATATGTCTGTAGCTATTACCATAAAAGGCTTATGATTAACTACAATGTAACATGTCCTGTTAAGTCCAAAGGGAGTCACAAATACATGCCCGGTATCTATCAGATGATTAAGTTGATCCAATGTGTAATTCTTAGATAATGGTAACGTCTTAATCATATTTATCCATTCCTATCTTTTACCCGACCACGTTCTCAAAAAATGGGAAGCTTGACATAATCATCAATTGTTATTGCTCTTGAATAATAAAAACCCTGAAAAGAAGTAGGTCCGTTTTTTCTAAGTATGTCTCTGGAAACTTCATCTTCTATTCCTTCTACAGTTACGTGAAGTCCCATATTTCTGGCGCAGGTAATGATTGCTTCTGCCACTGCCTGCTTGCGCTCATCCTCTTCTATTCCATTAACAAAAGTTCTGTCTATCTTGATTGCCGCTACAGGAAGGAGAAGTATTAATTCAAGCGCAGAAAAGCCGGTTCCAAAATCATCCAGAAATGTATCTATTCCCTGAGATTTAAGGTAAATGATCTCATTTCTAAGAAAACCTTTATCGAGAATTGTGCATCTTTCTGTCAACTCAAGTTTAAGATTCTTAGTTGGAAAATCGAGTTCTCTGACAAGACTTAGTATATCTTTTCTAAAATTAGCTCTTTCCAGCTGCGTGTATGAAATATTTATACTTAGCTTTAGTTCCGGTCTTTTGGGGAGAACGTTTTCTTTCCACTGTTTCATAGCTTGTCTGGCAATCCATAACCCCAGATCATAAAAAAGAGGATCATCTTCAAGCCAGGCTATAAAATCAGCCGGAGATACGTTGCCAAAGGGATCTTTTTTCCATCTGACAAGAGCTTCTGCTCCTCTTAAGGTCTCTTTTTCCGCATCTACAACAGGCTGAAAGACAATTGAAAAACCATCGCAATTATCAATGATACTATTTCTCAGGGCATTTACTATAACAAGTCTTTCATGACTCTTGTCCATGCTGCTGTTACTAAATGCATAGAGTTCTCCATGCTTCTCATACATGGATTCATCAAGTCCCCTGATTCCGTTGGAAAAGACAGTATGCTCATCTACTGCAAAGTTCGTAACTTCAGTACACGATGCGCCGAGCATGATTCCAACATGTGCGCCTTCAACCTCAATCGAAGACCTGGCATATTCCACCAGTTCATTGTATATATTCTCAAGTTCACGTAGCTTAAGATCCGTAGAAACAACAGCAAATTTCGTTCCTCCGGCAGAAAAGACTTCAGAATCATCTATATATTCCAGAAGTTTCTCGGCAAAAGTCTTAAGAACTTTGTTGCCAAACTCATAACCGTACACATTATTGATATCTATAAAGTTATAAAATCCTACAAAAAGAATGTTATATCTCTGTTTGTCTTCCCTATAATCAGCAAGGGTTTCAAGCAGCCTCTCCTTGGTGTATAGATTTGTCACATTGTCATAATCACTTGCTATTCCATGATTGATCATGGTACCGACAAAAAGAATTCTATTGCCGTCATCATCATATATTACCCTGCCCTTACAAGAAACAGTTACATACTCGCCATATTGATTGCGGGCTCTATAAACTAAATCATGGGAATCAGTACGTTCGTTGAAAATATCCTGCATTGACTGCTCATATCTGGCCTTGTCAACAGGATGAACATGTTCTCCCCATATTTCTCCGGCATTAGATACATATTCCGGCGGTAAACCAAACTCTTTCACACATTCCTCAGACCACTTGGATAATCCGGTCCTAAGATCAGTTATGTAGACATAGTGTCCCTTATTTGCATTAGCAAGAACATCAAAAACCTTGCCTAAAAGAGTAATATCTTCCATTATCCTCACCAAAACCAGAATGCCAGTTGCCCTATAAATAAAAATAGCCAAATAGTATATCTTGATTATACTATTCGGCATAATTAGTGTAAATTCGTTTATGTTTATTTAATATTTCACATTTATTATTTAGAATAATTTCGTTCCCCAAAGATCCCAGTGCCCACTCTTACAAAGGTTGCGCCCTCTTCTATAGCAACTTCATAATCACCAGTCATACCCATAGAAAGTGTATCCATATGAACACCGGAAATGTTCATCGCATTTATCTTGTCCTTAAGCTCGCGAAGGCCCTTGAAGTATACTCTGTTACTCTCCGGATTTTCTGTGTAAGGAGCAATCGTCATGAGTCCCCGAATATTTATATGTTTGTTGACACTTATCTCTTTGACGAAATCTGCCGCCTCATCAGGAGATATTCCAAATTTAGTATCCTCATGAGCCATATTTACTTCAACCAAGACATCCATTACTATGTCATGTTTAGCGGCCTGTTTCTCAATTTCATCTGCAAGTTTAACATTGTCTACAGAGTGGATCATACAGGCTACACCCGGAAGATACTTGACCTTATTAGCCTGTAAGTGCCCTATCATATGCCATGATAAAGGCTCAGTTATTTCAGCAGTTTTATCCCTTATTTCCTGAACCTTATTCTCACCAAATACCTTAATTCCACAAGCCATTGCTTCTCTTATGTCACTGACAGGCTTGGTCTTACTGACTGCTATAAGTGTAACTTCGCTTCTATCTCTCCCAGCCCTTTTGCAGGCACTCTGAATGTTAGCCTCAACCATTTCCAGATTTTCTTTTATCATAAACACTTTTCTCCTCATGTTTTCTTGCTAAAACGACAACGCCATTATATCATATTTATAGATGACATGTTGACATTTAGCAGGGGGAACGATGAATATCAACGATATCGCAGGCGGATCCGAAATTAAAATACATGCTTCAATCAATCAGCACAATGTTGTCCTGATGACAGAGGCTATTTTTGGAGTAAAATCCGGTCTCCTTGTCAAGCCAATGGAATACTTTGGCAAATATATGCAATTTTTGGAGCCATCGCAGATTCAGATCAAGAATAAACGAGATGGCCGAATCTATAAGTTTATGTCCACTTCTATCACCCCGGTCAAAACAAGATATGGTAACTTCCACCTGATTCGCTGTGATTCAGAGCTTGAGCCTGAGAATGAACGCAAATCAGAGCGTTTTTATCTGGAAAAGCTTGGCGTATTTAGAATAAATGGCAATTCAGCAACCATCAAGAACTGCATAGTCCATGACATTTCCATGAGAGGAATGTCGCTTATTATCGACAACGCTTCCAAAGTTAAGGTTGGCGATCATATTGATGTTACTTTCAGATATGGTGAGCTTCTCCATCAATATGAAGTAGCAGCTACCATAGTAAGACTTTTCTCTGTATCCAACAGACCTGCTATCGGATGCAGTATTTCCAATATGAATGTTGATCTGATCGGTCTTCTCAGCACCAAGAAAAGCGAGAAATATGGTAATATCGAGGATTCAGGAGTCATTGCCACCCCTATCAGAGAGGATATTGTTCCTACCAACCTCAATCCGGATATTTCCAAACAGCAGCAGATTGTTGAAGTCGAGGAAGACCTTGCCAAGCAGATCATTCCTGAGAAGAATTCCAAAGAGCGCATCAAGAGTTCTAACCCTCTTGATCCTGCCAACCTCGAGCACATCAGCCGCGAGCCCAAGACTCTGCGTGAACAGCGCAAGGAAGCCCGCATGGCAGAACAGGCCAAGGCCATAGAAAATCTGCTCGATTTGAAGGATGTATAAAGGGGATATGTTATTGTGCCTGATTAGTTGTTGTCTTTATCAGATCATTACTGGTTCTTCTGCCATTGTTCTTGCCAGTTGCATTCTTTATTAGATAATTACTGGTTCTTCTGCCATTGTTCTTGCCAGTTATATTCTTTATTAGATAATTACTGGTTCTTCTGCCATTGCATCTACATTTTAATTATTTGTAATACCAACATTCTTTTTTTCTCAATTATGGTATTACGCTTTAAAAGTAAATCATACCAACAATAACAATATCTCCATTTTGTTTTTATAATAAATCAAAAATCTCAATAAAAATGGTCAATTTATAATACCATAGTCCCTATTTTCCAGTTCCATGGTATTATAAAAACACTAGCAACTGATTAATTTCATAATAACAAACTAATATTTCTGGTTATACTGGTATTATTTGGGGCGAAAATGATAGCTGTAAAAAGAACATAAATCAATAAAATGCAAATATATAAACTATCTTTCACCTTTCTCAATATAATCAAGGATTCCCATCATGGATG
The sequence above is a segment of the Butyrivibrio proteoclasticus B316 genome. Coding sequences within it:
- a CDS encoding PilZ domain-containing protein; translated protein: MNINDIAGGSEIKIHASINQHNVVLMTEAIFGVKSGLLVKPMEYFGKYMQFLEPSQIQIKNKRDGRIYKFMSTSITPVKTRYGNFHLIRCDSELEPENERKSERFYLEKLGVFRINGNSATIKNCIVHDISMRGMSLIIDNASKVKVGDHIDVTFRYGELLHQYEVAATIVRLFSVSNRPAIGCSISNMNVDLIGLLSTKKSEKYGNIEDSGVIATPIREDIVPTNLNPDISKQQQIVEVEEDLAKQIIPEKNSKERIKSSNPLDPANLEHISREPKTLREQRKEARMAEQAKAIENLLDLKDV
- a CDS encoding EAL domain-containing protein, whose translation is MPNSIIKIYYLAIFIYRATGILVLVRIMEDITLLGKVFDVLANANKGHYVYITDLRTGLSKWSEECVKEFGLPPEYVSNAGEIWGEHVHPVDKARYEQSMQDIFNERTDSHDLVYRARNQYGEYVTVSCKGRVIYDDDGNRILFVGTMINHGIASDYDNVTNLYTKERLLETLADYREDKQRYNILFVGFYNFIDINNVYGYEFGNKVLKTFAEKLLEYIDDSEVFSAGGTKFAVVSTDLKLRELENIYNELVEYARSSIEVEGAHVGIMLGASCTEVTNFAVDEHTVFSNGIRGLDESMYEKHGELYAFSNSSMDKSHERLVIVNALRNSIIDNCDGFSIVFQPVVDAEKETLRGAEALVRWKKDPFGNVSPADFIAWLEDDPLFYDLGLWIARQAMKQWKENVLPKRPELKLSINISYTQLERANFRKDILSLVRELDFPTKNLKLELTERCTILDKGFLRNEIIYLKSQGIDTFLDDFGTGFSALELILLLPVAAIKIDRTFVNGIEEDERKQAVAEAIITCARNMGLHVTVEGIEDEVSRDILRKNGPTSFQGFYYSRAITIDDYVKLPIF
- a CDS encoding GGDEF domain-containing protein, translating into MEYVSYYVMAQIACICLMGIILFKIHRNVNKQLSQIYLGNLVFVLMLYFGAEIFWAIVDGGIVTSTKPLLYLSNIFTYVLLSIAAFQWYLLSEAIQKNKAIENNTIKLLLSIPVWLSTILCVTAYRTGLVYYVDENGALVGGKLYVILIIVPFGYMIAASVKAFARAFNKDKYAERNIYFMIGFFPIAPIVLGVAQAMYWRAPFLCYGAVAAAFYIYTSIQDTLISLDPLTQVNNRNQMYKYLTQKMKSPDPGLSLFLLIIDVDKFKSINDTYGHVEGDNALVLIADAIKGACQGPRNRFFVSRYGGDEFVVIAEMGYRAEATWLAEQIRSNVRKIGLEHNLPYALAVSVGIAQYDYSEPVPIQSFVARADSDLYKQKKLNAG
- a CDS encoding YggS family pyridoxal phosphate-dependent enzyme, with amino-acid sequence MIKENLEMVEANIQSACKRAGRDRSEVTLIAVSKTKPVSDIREAMACGIKVFGENKVQEIRDKTAEITEPLSWHMIGHLQANKVKYLPGVACMIHSVDNVKLADEIEKQAAKHDIVMDVLVEVNMAHEDTKFGISPDEAADFVKEISVNKHINIRGLMTIAPYTENPESNRVYFKGLRELKDKINAMNISGVHMDTLSMGMTGDYEVAIEEGATFVRVGTGIFGERNYSK